The following are from one region of the Biomphalaria glabrata chromosome 4, xgBioGlab47.1, whole genome shotgun sequence genome:
- the LOC106061658 gene encoding beta-hexosaminidase-like translates to MMKSNETINKTEQVEWKQQDLDLVAETLDIKYQVEDNLSGGRALFSASITLKNRCPVVLSSAGDGCKHWTIYFSHLRMVEPNYLPADSCVNLEYAGVSLSHLNGTIFKLSPLKTFKPLQEGDSLTFKFNAQHYSAARSDVLPNWYLHVEGMEPRIIKSTQGETLDFVGPYDTPMKYKRFDYILPSGKQRYDVYQPFSPEVRFSRYPEINIEPSHLKTVIPTPFLMESKGSGLVNIYEGGWRLSSSKEFTNEVKYLSDRLNIPISNHLMKDEENETAKVIALKKCHLKSVINETLDSEAYELDVDSSSQHIQITASTSSGIFYGAQTLLSLCATTTYKAEGIFMDCRIRDAPRYAYRGMHVDVARNMHSKEDIFSILDVMALYKMNKFHFHLTDDEGWRLEIPGLEELTEIGSKRGHDPNEDTCLLPLLGSGPFPTGLGCGYYTVDDYKDILRHAEARHIEVIPEIDMPGHSHAAVRAMRVRYNKLMAEQKTTEAEQYLLTDPKETSNHQALSVQMLAENSMNPGLESTFTFIDKVIKELVEMHKDIQPLKVFHLGGDEVAYEAWDDSPACLALVESKKISSKEDLMEYFVSRVAELVYKHGLELGVWQDGIIVKNKDPFKLGIFPNSKVLVHFWRNVWETGQAFDAHKLANEGYKVVLAPATHLYFDHPYEPDPEERGLFWACRYIDTHKVFRFVPENLLANADVKLTGEKITKLDLELLRESDDFTILKKPENIIGVQGQIWTELVRTQQQLHQMIFPRLIALAERAWHKSPWEALDPKKGKAAQEKEWSSFAHTLGHKELNRLESLCIPYHIPAPGARVTGDGLLDLKSCYPGLPMSYSLDGGESWQAYSEQFDVTAYDEVLVRCSSHQGVHHSRVTKLTIKTYTDSDEQSN, encoded by the exons ATGATGAAATCAAatgaaacaattaataaaactgaACAGGTCGAATGGAAACAACAAGACCTTGACCTAGTGGCAGAAACGTTGGATATTAAATATCAA GTTGAAGACAATTTGAGTGGAGGTCGAGCTTTGTTTAGTGCATCTATAACTCTGAAAAACAGATGCCCTGTGGTTCTGAGCAGTGCTGGAGATGGCTGCAAACACTGGACCATCTATTTTTCACACCTGCGTATGGTTGAACCAAACTACCTGCCAGCTGACAGCTGCGTCAATCTCGAGTACGCTGGTGTTTCTCTGTCCCACTTGAATGGAACTATATTTAAGCTGAGCCCGTTAAAAACGTTCAAACCGTTACAGGAAGGAGATTCtttaacttttaaatttaaCGCTCAGCATTATTCTGCTGCCAGGTCAGATGTTTTGCCTAACTGGTACTTGCATGTTGAGGGCATGGAGCCCAGAATAATCAAAAGCACTCAAGGAGAGACTCTAGACTTTGTTGGTCCTTACGACACACCAATGAAGTATAAAAGGTTTGACTACATCCTGCCATCAGGGAAACAACGCTACGATGTATATCAGCCTTTTTCTCCAGAAGTAAGATTTTCTCGGTATCCTGAGATTAACATTGAACCCAGCCATCTGAAAACTGTCATCCCAACACCATTTCTTATGGAGTCTAAAGGCAGTGGGCTTGTTAATATATACGAAGGAGGCTGGAGGCTGAGTTCATCAAAAGAGTTCACCAATGAGGTCAAATATTTATCAG ACAGGCTAAACATTCCAATAAGCAATCATCTGATGAAAGACGAAGAGAATGAAACAGCAAAGGTTATAGCccttaaaaaatgtcatctgaAGTCTGTGATAAATGAAACTTTGGATTCTGAAGCCTATGAGCTGGATGTTGATTCATCAAGTCAACACATTCAG ATTACTGCTAGTACTTCTTCAGGTATATTTTATGGTGCCCAGACATTACTGAGCCTATGTGCAACCACAACTTACAAAGCTGAGGGAATATTCATGGACTGTCGCATAAGGGATGCCCCTCGATACGCTTATCGAGGCATGCATGTAGACGTTGCCCGCAACATGCATTCCAAGGAAGATATTTTTTCAATCTTAGACGTTATGGCCTTGTACAAGATGAACAAGTTTCACTTCCATTTGACAGATGATGAGGGCTGGAGACTAGAGATACCTGGCCTTGAAGAGTTAACAGAA ATTGGTTCTAAGAGAGGCCATGATCCTAATGAGGACACGTGTCTGCTGCCCTTGCTAGGTTCTGGGCCATTTCCCACTGGTCTGGGCTGTGGGTACTACACAGTGGATGACTACAAGGACATTTTACGCCATGCTGAAGCACGACACATTGAGGTGATTCCAGAAATAGACATGCCAGGTCACAGCCATGCAGCTGTCAGGGCCATGAGAGTGAGATACAACAAATTAATGGCTGAG CAAAAAACAACAGAAGCAGAGCAGTACCTCTTGACAGACCCTAAAGAAACCAGCAATCACCAAGCTCTTTCTGTTCAGATGTTGGCTGAAAATTCCATGAACCCAGGACTGGAGTCTACCTTTACTTTCATTGATAAA GTCATAAAGGAACTGGTAGAAATGCACAAAGACATTCAGCCCCTGAAAGTTTTCCACCTGGGGGGAGACGAGGTGGCCTATGAAGCGTGGGATGACTCCCCTGCATGCCTGGCACTTGTTGAATCAAAGAAGATCAGCTCCAAGGAAGATCTGATGGAATACTTTGTGTCCAGAGTGGCTGAGCTGGTGTATAAGCATGGACTAGAACTTGGAGTATGGCAGGATGGGATT ATTGTCAAGAACAAAGATCCTTTTAAACTTGGCATTTTCCCTAACTCTAAAGTTCTGGTTCACTTTTGGAGAAACGTTTGGGAAACTGGCCAGGCTTTTGATGCTCACAAACTGGCAAATGAAGGctataaa GTTGTGCTTGCTCCAGCCACACATCTTTACTTTGATCACCCTTACGAGCCTGATCCAGAAGAAAGAGGCTTGTTCTGGGCATGTCGGTACATTGACACTCACAAAGTCTTCCGCTTTGTGCCGGAAAACCTGCTGGCCAATGCAGATGTGAAGCTGACTGGGGAGAAGATTACCAAGCTAGATCTGGAACTTCTCAGGGAATCTGATGACTTCACAATATTAAAGAAACCTGAGAATATTATAG gtGTCCAGGGTCAGATATGGACAGAGCTCGTCAGAACTCAGCAACAACTCCACCAGATGATCTTCCCCAGATTGATAGCCCTGGCAGAGAGAGCCTGGCACAAATCTCCTTGGGAGGCCTTGGATCCTAAAAAAGGGAAAGCCGCCCAGGAGAAGGAGTGGTCATCCTTTGCTCACACGTTAGGGCACAAAGAGCTGAACCGCCTGGAATCTCTTTGCATTCCTTATCATATCCCAGCACCAGGAGCCAG AGTGACTGGAGATGGACTGCTGGACTTAAAAAGCTGCTACCCTGGACTGCCAATGTCTTATTCACTAGATGGTGGTGAGTCATGGCAGGCTTATAGTGAACAGTTTGATGTCACAGCTTATGATGAAGTTTTAGTTAGATGCAG